In Nostoc sp. UHCC 0870, a single window of DNA contains:
- a CDS encoding type I restriction endonuclease subunit R — MTALTEDEIEQYQLQLLQNLGYSYSNGYDIQPEGSKQERETFGEVILKDRLPQAISRINPTIPHDAQYQAQREIFNIASSDLLNNNEIFHKYLTEGITVEYQKNGETRGEPVKLIDWEHPENNEFLAVNQFTVIEDNHNHRPDIVLFINGLPLVVIELKNAANEKANLNAAYNQLQTYKSRIPSLFIYNALLVISDGLSARAGSLTAGFNRFSTWKNPTGENQINELEILTNGLLNKQTLLDLIRHFTVFEKSKTEDLKTGIVSITTIKKIAAYHQYYAVNKAVESIINASSQAGDRKGGVLWHTQGSGKSLSMVFLAGKLVLNQNLQNPTIVMLTDRNDLDDQLFDTFAGCQQLLRQDPQQAGDRDQVRELLNTNSGGIIFTTVQKFSPADGETLYPQISPRPNIIVLADEAHRSQYGFTAKQVNVLDAEGNVIGKRTKYGFAKYIRQALPNATFVGFTGTPVEQTDKNTPAIFGEYIDIYDISQAVKDGATVPIYYESRLVQVDLDAAGRQLLDELDEDLSFEELSITQKAKVKQTKLEAIVGSTKRIRQIAQDIVTHFEARQQVNKGKAMIVTMSRQIAVNLYDAIIQLRPDWHSEDLNLGKIKVVITTSAADEGNLIKHHTSKAQRQNLAQRLKDPENSLELAIVCDMWLTGFDAPCLHTMYIDKPLKSHNLMQAIARINRVYFEKTGGLIVDYLGLATELKKALSFYSQSGGKGDLTLNQDVAVGLLLAKLEIVEQIMSGFTYQHYFEADTGEKLNILKNATNYVAAPNIKDRFLSEVIALSKAHSLAVPHPQAIAASEIISFFQAIQASLRKLESGGDGSGLSNQDIETAIRQVVDQALVSDAVINIFDEAGIKNPDISIISDEFMAEVRGMEHQNLAVELLQKLLKDEVKTRSRTNIVQSRKLSEMLEDALRRYRNQVISVTDILEELLELAKDTKAANARGEELGLEPYELAFYDALSQNQSAQDVMGVDKLRELAIVLVDRIRKNASIDWNLKESVRSRMKVAVKRLLRQYGYPPDMEALATELVLEQAKVFTEFAVSIKT; from the coding sequence ATGACCGCCCTCACCGAAGACGAAATCGAACAATACCAACTCCAACTCTTGCAAAACCTTGGTTATAGCTACAGCAACGGCTACGACATCCAACCAGAAGGCAGCAAGCAAGAGCGAGAAACTTTCGGTGAAGTAATTTTAAAAGATAGACTCCCCCAGGCAATATCAAGAATTAATCCCACCATTCCCCATGATGCCCAATATCAGGCACAACGGGAAATATTTAATATTGCTAGTTCCGACCTACTCAACAACAACGAAATATTCCATAAATACCTCACAGAAGGCATCACCGTTGAATATCAAAAAAACGGCGAAACCAGAGGCGAACCTGTTAAATTAATTGACTGGGAACACCCCGAAAATAACGAATTTCTCGCCGTCAACCAATTTACAGTCATTGAAGACAACCATAACCATCGCCCCGATATTGTCCTGTTCATTAACGGCTTACCCCTCGTCGTCATCGAACTTAAAAACGCCGCCAATGAAAAAGCCAATCTTAACGCCGCCTATAACCAACTCCAAACCTATAAAAGCAGAATCCCTAGCCTATTTATCTACAACGCCCTATTAGTAATTTCAGATGGGCTATCCGCCCGTGCTGGTTCACTTACGGCTGGGTTTAACCGCTTCTCCACATGGAAAAACCCCACAGGCGAAAACCAAATCAACGAACTAGAAATTTTAACTAACGGGCTACTCAACAAGCAAACCTTACTAGATTTAATTCGTCACTTCACCGTATTTGAAAAGTCCAAAACCGAAGACCTGAAAACAGGCATAGTTAGCATTACCACCATTAAAAAAATCGCCGCATATCATCAATATTACGCCGTTAATAAAGCCGTCGAATCTATCATTAATGCCTCATCCCAAGCAGGCGATCGCAAAGGCGGTGTACTTTGGCATACTCAAGGAAGCGGTAAATCCCTTTCAATGGTATTTCTGGCAGGAAAACTGGTTTTAAACCAAAACCTCCAGAACCCCACCATCGTCATGTTGACAGATCGCAATGACTTAGATGATCAACTATTTGATACCTTCGCAGGTTGTCAGCAACTCCTCAGACAAGACCCCCAACAAGCAGGAGATAGAGATCAAGTACGCGAACTGCTCAACACCAACTCAGGCGGTATCATTTTTACCACCGTCCAGAAATTTTCCCCGGCTGATGGCGAAACCCTCTATCCCCAAATCAGCCCTCGCCCTAATATCATTGTCCTGGCTGATGAAGCCCACCGCAGCCAATATGGTTTCACAGCTAAACAAGTTAATGTCCTTGATGCTGAAGGCAACGTGATTGGTAAACGCACCAAATACGGCTTTGCAAAATATATTAGACAAGCTTTACCCAATGCTACCTTTGTCGGCTTCACAGGTACACCCGTAGAACAAACCGACAAAAACACCCCCGCTATTTTTGGTGAATATATCGACATCTACGACATCTCCCAAGCCGTCAAAGATGGGGCAACCGTGCCGATTTATTACGAGAGCCGCTTAGTACAAGTTGATTTAGACGCAGCAGGTAGACAACTCCTAGATGAACTAGACGAAGACCTGAGCTTTGAAGAACTGAGCATCACCCAAAAAGCCAAAGTTAAACAAACCAAACTGGAAGCGATTGTTGGTTCTACTAAAAGAATAAGACAGATTGCCCAAGATATTGTGACTCACTTCGAGGCACGGCAACAGGTAAACAAAGGCAAAGCCATGATTGTGACCATGAGCCGCCAAATCGCCGTTAACCTCTACGATGCCATAATTCAACTCCGCCCTGATTGGCACAGTGAGGATCTCAACTTAGGCAAAATCAAAGTTGTAATTACTACCTCTGCTGCCGATGAAGGTAATTTAATTAAACATCACACCAGCAAAGCCCAGCGTCAAAACCTCGCCCAACGCCTCAAAGACCCCGAAAACTCCCTAGAATTAGCCATAGTCTGCGATATGTGGCTCACAGGCTTTGATGCCCCATGTCTGCACACCATGTATATTGATAAGCCGCTTAAAAGTCATAATTTAATGCAAGCGATCGCCAGAATCAACCGCGTCTATTTTGAAAAAACAGGCGGTTTGATTGTGGACTATCTGGGACTGGCCACCGAACTCAAAAAAGCCCTATCCTTCTATTCTCAAAGTGGCGGTAAAGGCGACCTCACCCTCAATCAAGATGTGGCAGTGGGACTACTCCTAGCCAAATTGGAAATCGTCGAGCAAATCATGTCAGGCTTTACCTATCAGCATTATTTTGAGGCTGACACTGGCGAAAAACTGAATATCCTCAAAAATGCCACTAACTACGTAGCTGCACCAAACATCAAAGATAGATTTCTCAGTGAAGTTATCGCCCTATCCAAAGCCCATTCTCTCGCCGTACCCCATCCCCAAGCGATCGCCGCATCAGAAATCATCTCATTTTTCCAAGCCATCCAAGCCAGCCTCAGAAAACTAGAAAGCGGCGGTGATGGTAGTGGACTCAGCAACCAAGACATCGAAACCGCCATCCGTCAAGTCGTAGATCAAGCCTTGGTATCCGATGCAGTGATTAACATCTTTGATGAAGCAGGCATTAAAAATCCTGACATCTCCATCATCTCCGATGAATTTATGGCAGAAGTGCGGGGCATGGAACACCAAAACCTTGCGGTAGAACTGCTGCAAAAACTACTTAAGGATGAAGTTAAAACCCGCAGTCGGACAAATATTGTCCAAAGTCGTAAACTCTCGGAAATGTTAGAAGATGCCCTACGCCGCTATCGCAACCAAGTCATCAGCGTTACGGATATTTTAGAAGAACTGCTGGAACTAGCAAAAGACACGAAAGCTGCCAACGCCAGGGGTGAAGAACTGGGACTAGAACCCTATGAACTGGCCTTTTATGATGCACTGTCACAAAACCAAAGCGCACAGGATGTAATGGGTGTTGATAAACTGCGAGAATTAGCGATCGTGCTAGTAGATCGCATTCGCAAAAATGCTTCTATTGACTGGAATCTTAAAGAAAGTGTCCGTTCCCGAATGAAAGTGGCAGTTAAAAGGCTACTGCGTCAATATGGTTATCCCCCCGATATGGAGGCACTAGCTACGGAACTGGTATTAGAACAAGCCAAAGTTTTTACTGAATTTGCAGTCTCAATCAAGACATAA
- a CDS encoding ubiquinone biosynthesis protein COQ4 yields the protein MQPDIASPNLTPRLQQFLDILDRFTETRGKNVPQIVYVEKLRSLPPNTFGKTLVEFLDTHNLKPFTTGSRRKQLHDGVHVLTGYGADPIGEAEVQAFLLGAKFGLFNLLIGLGLLRMIHKNLNSRHKFTWERLWQAYQRGLHSNFDPDTWQPELVWHLPLTEVQAMFSVDKI from the coding sequence ATGCAACCCGATATCGCTTCCCCAAATCTTACACCCCGCCTGCAACAATTTTTAGATATATTGGATCGCTTTACCGAAACACGCGGAAAAAACGTCCCACAAATCGTGTATGTGGAAAAATTGCGCTCGCTCCCTCCTAACACTTTTGGCAAAACTTTGGTTGAATTTCTCGACACACATAACCTCAAACCTTTCACCACAGGTAGTCGCCGTAAACAACTCCATGACGGCGTTCACGTCCTCACAGGTTATGGCGCAGATCCCATCGGCGAAGCAGAAGTCCAAGCATTTTTATTAGGCGCAAAATTTGGATTATTTAATCTTCTTATAGGACTGGGACTATTAAGAATGATTCATAAAAACCTCAACTCTCGACACAAATTTACCTGGGAAAGATTGTGGCAAGCATATCAGCGCGGCCTTCATTCTAACTTTGACCCAGACACCTGGCAGCCCGAATTAGTTTGGCATCTCCCTTTAACCGAAGTCCAAGCCATGTTTTCTGTAGACAAAATTTAA